Genomic DNA from Triticum dicoccoides isolate Atlit2015 ecotype Zavitan chromosome 4B, WEW_v2.0, whole genome shotgun sequence:
cacgagatcgtagaggctaaaccctaagagctagcctatgatggtatgattgtaattgtgatcggccttctaaggaccatcctctccggtttatatagacacggagagggctagggtttacatggagtcggttacaaggaaggaaacataatatccgaatcgccaagcttgtcttccacgcaaaggagagtcccatccggacacgggccgaagtcttgagtcttgtatcttaacgcttcaatagtccgaacgatgtatatagtccggctctccggataccccctaatccaggactccctcaggagccaTTGATGCAGGCAAGGAGCTTGGGGAGATGATGGCGCTCCTGCTTGTGGTGGAGCTCCGTCGACGAGGTccggcgaggggtggaggcgggagACATGGATCACGGCCCCAGCGAAGctcgctccggcgagggagggaggcaggaggcgtgGATCATGGCTGAGGGAGTCTTCGATtacggggtcctcagacagccggactatatgcttatgccggactgttggactatgaagatacaagactgaagacttcgtcccgtgtccgggtgggactctcctttgtgtggaaggcaagcttgtcaattcggatatgtagattcccttctctgtaaccgactctgtgtaaccctagcctcctccggtatatataaactagagggtttagtccgtaggacaacaacaatcataatcataggctagcttctagggtttagcctctacgatctcgtggtagatcaactcttgtaatactcatatcatcaagatcaatcaagtaggaagtaggctattacctccatagagagggcccgaacctgggtaaacatcgtgtcccccgcctcctgttaccattagccttagacgcacagttcaggaccccctacccgagatccgccggttttgacaccgacaatggcccaGGCAAAGCTCGCTCGCTCGagggagggaggcaggaggtgtGGATCACGGCCCCGGCGAAGCTCGCTCTGACGAGGGTGGGAGGTGAGAGGCGTGGATCACGGCCCCGGTGAAGctcgctccggcgagggagggaggTAGGAGGCGTGGATCACGTCCCCGGCGAAGCTTTCTccggcgaggggtggaggcaggagGCGTGGCGGTGGATCCATCGGCGGCCAGTCACGGtgccgcgggctccctcgctccggctgcTGCTATCGCTCGCTCGCCCACGACGGTTGTCTCCGGCACTAGGAAGCGGGTTAGGTTGGGGCTGGGTCGGGGTCGGGGTAGTTTCTACGGTGTAGGCGCATCGCGCCCTTATAGGGCCGgggggtaacagaatattattctgttactagtaacagaatagtccagccctatatatataagtgggatgaactcctaccaaatgatggcatacgagcaattcaagaggaattggcagaaTTGTTTATTGACCACGTCATACCTAAAGACGGAGACTACCATCGGGAATTGCGATGCGATTTTTGTAGATGATGTTAGGGATCCTAAcagatgttatattgtatatatgcatCAACATGTACTATATGTAGTAGCGTCGAATAGATATAGGAAAACTTGTTTATCGACTAACAAgtacggagaaagagaggtcacttctttcTATATATTGATCATGACGATgttgtgtaattaatggttccttccTTGCTTACTAGCTACCGTCAAGTTCTCTCTATATGTGGTAGCTAGCGTCCACCAAACacagagaaagagaggtcacttctctctatattaAGAACAGTAAAACTGCACCTAATTCCTGCCCTCTCAGTAATTAGGTGTTTTTGGCCGTTGGATTTCGTTAACTGGACATTCTTCACCGTTGGATCTTCATTTGACTGTAAGTTGATGTTGAAGTGGGCTAAATGTCGTATGGGCAGCTGCTCCCGTAGCTTTTTCTGAGCCCTCTGGTTAACTGGGCTGCATCGGGCCGGCCTGTTTCCTTGCTCATGCCCAACGCAACGAACAAACCTCTCCCTCTCCTAAAAAATTGCTATAACCGctcaaaaaaaaatcctaaaaaaatgctATAGAGAGGGGATGCAGGCGGCGCGACCGGATCCAGGCGAGGCGCCGGTGTGGATCCAGGCTATGCGTGCCACGCGCGAGGATATCCAGTACGAGTCAGTCGAAAGGATCCGCTTCGATGGTATCCAACGCGGGATGCGGGGCGCGAGTCGATCGAGAGGACGCCTCGCCTCCCCTGCAACGTTGCTCATCCCCTCCGCGCCGCCTTGTTCTTCCATGACGGCAACTCTTGCATCAGGATGGGGTGGTCGCCAACGACGATGCGCATACAAATGGAGGGCTGCAGGATGACTTCTCAACTTCGCATGCGCGGCAGCGTCTGCTCCGATTAGATCCAGGTGAGCACATCAGCTCATGTTGTACTATCCATTGGCGGATCCACCACCGGGGCGGCCGCTCCGGGTCACCGGCGATCGAGCGGCGACTCCCATCTACCTAACCATCCTCCAGTAGCCCTAATCTCATCCGGTGTCGAGCAGTTTCTATGGGGACGGTGGCGTCTTATTTTCAATACGTCTGTGATGTATTCAGATGCGGAGGCCACTTGGATTGTTGATGAAGAACCTGATGAAGCACTTGAGGTTAAGAAGGCAGTAGCCAACGAGAGTAGCTTCTCCATCAGCGCGGGCGGCGACAATGAATGGCGTAGGAACACATGCAAACATCCACGCGACTAAAACAACAACCAGTGAGTATATCCTATTCTCTTCTCCACTTATTTTATTTAGCACAACTCTATTTGATATGTTGGCTGAATAGGATACTCCAAATTTGTTATTGCAGGATATTCCGTCCTGTATTTAATCCTGGTAGAGGCGAATTGAAGGCTAGCTACCCCAGAAACCAACTGTCCTGTATCTCTAATTACTAGGGTACAAACGGGATGACCAGTAGCCTGAATTTCATTTGGCGGCGACCAATTTCTATGGATTCCTCTTttttgaagctacaaacctacaagATCAAGATTGGTTGAAAACGGTGACTAGAATGCATCCCTCTTTTTCTCTTTGCGAATAAGGATGCATCCCTCTGTTGGTACTATTTCGTGTTTGATGACAACCTAGATCATTTGGACTCTCTGGAGCATATTCAGAATGTGAAAACATGATAATTCTGCTTAAGATTGAGGTTGATGGAAAGAAATTTATAGTCAGGTGTATATCTATCTATTCATTTATTTGTATTATTCCATCATAGTGGCATGAAGAAGAAATATCATCATTTAGGAAGTTAGAAAACCATCACTTGTGAAGGATTTTTTGTTTCAAAGTTTCATTCATATTCTTGACTCTTGTGACCATTTGATTAGGAAAAGAGACgctactccctccgtcacggtttagaaggcgcgcttggaaattctctgggatctaggtggttatctattggttgtgagatgggctaaaaaaatagcattcacactatgcatgcatatagaaatagtatatcggagtactaattagctactagaaataaatgcaatgcgccttaaaccttgtctattgtggaaacgcacacaaatttaactgtgccttctaaattgtgacggagggagtagctgtttctATCATGTTCTAAGCAAACTTACAAAGACTAAATGTGTAATGAGCTCGGCTGTTGTATTTTTGTTTTCTATGACATCTGCTCTAACTTCTAAGTAACTAATAAATGTGTTCATTGTGTGTGATCTGGTTTTGGCTTGGATGGTAATTTTAAGTGTCCAAGTGGTAACCGTCATAAAAATGGTAGCAGTGGTTATTTATTAATATAATCCTAACTACAATTATTTATTCCACGCACAATTGCTAAAATGATGGAAGAATGCTCCTCAAGTGGAGCGCACACTGCCTCCGCCATGGGCGAGAGCACCGGATTCCCATGAAGCTGCCGTTGCAGCGAGCAACATGGTCCCATCGGCACGGGCCAAGTGACACAACGGCGGCGGTGAACCCAATGCAGATCCGCCAGTTTCAGGAGTCAAACTTAGGCGGGTGGGTGCAATGACAGGTAACGACCTCCCTCTACTTCTCCTTGGCCTCTTCCTTAGCCAAGGCCACCAGGCCGGACGCTCCCTCTTCCACCTTTGCACCATCTCATTCATCGCCACTGCTGCCTTTTCGTCCAACACATCTCACTTGTTAATTTGTAAGGCGGCCCTTCAAGTTTCTTCACATCTTTCTCTTTTGTTTTTGCAATACTGTTTTACAGAACTGTTTACCAGTGCTGTCTATGCTCCTATCTTCGTGTCGACTTTGGCTCCCAATGAGGTCTATAGATTGGTTTTAGTGCATTATTACGATAGGTGCTTCTGTGATAAACTTGTGGATAGAAGTCACTATTTTTAAAGGACCACATCTTCTTTGCTTATTTATGTTACTTTTGAAATAAACACTTGCCGTTGTGAGATAAGCTTGCATTTCTTTTGTCTATGAATCCCTCGTGTAATTGTGGTTTGGGTGATGTCCAAAGATTGCACATGCGCTTGTATAAAAGATAGGGAAGGTGTTTGAGGCTGCACTGGAAGAGGCATATCCTTAATTCTCGGGGTTTAGTTCCAactaataattatgacgatattttTACAGCACTATGATCAAGATTAATGATTATGAGTACTCACGATGGTTATGAGCATTTCCTATACAAGGTATACTGCAGGTCTGTTGTACAAGGTAGCAGCAGCATGATAATAATATTTTCCCGGCCCAAGTATATTATCATTGGTTTGTCTATTCCTCAAAAAAAATATTAGTTCGTCTTCATTCCCATCAGGGTCTTATGCACAGGTGAAATTTTGTATCCATTGAGCTGATGCCTGGATTGTTACCCAACTAACGGAGGAATTCCATGGGATTTGTCGTACCTGTGTCCTTTCATCATCGACTTCAGACCACCCCTTTTCAACTTCAAATTAATGAGTTTGTATTTTTAAAGAATTTTGTATCCCTTCCATTTTATTGATACTCAGTGCGTTTGTTGAATATCAATGCATGTTGTTACCATAAGTAAGTTTGGCCTTGTTCCTGCTCACGTGTAGTTTACTGAGTTTTTCATTCTTGCTGAAAAAAAAACATGCTCGAGGCCTCAATAGTAAAAGATTTTGTTTTATTGTGTTTGTGCTAAAATCATATAATTATGCAAAGCCAAGAGCCAGAATATGAAGATTTATTTGCATCCTCATAGAATGTAACTATTGCATTTTCTGAACTTTTCCCTCTATAGCTGGGTGTAGAACTGCAAATGTCAGCTGCCAGACAAAGTTATCTCCAATGCATGCTTGCAGTTCCTTGCAAATTCTTCTTGAATGTTATTCGTTCGGCATGGAGCGTGGGTGAGGGGACCATTTTCGCCAAGTCGAAGCTAAGATGTTGCTCTGTCTCAGCTTGGAACCATATTATTCTCTTTTAGGTTACTATTACTTTACTGATTGTATTATCTCATTTGAAATGAAAAGATTTTTTTTTGTGAAACAACTTAGTCTTTTTTTCTTAGGTTGGTTACCACATGGGCCATGTGGTAAAAAAATCATATCTCTTATAAAACATTCtaaatagacgggcgcagcaacgcgcgccatcaatgatctagtatatgtagtagctagctaacacaatatgaaacccctaaacccctcctttaaaaaaaaccCCAAGCACCTGGCAGCTGCTGACGTGTGGATgtcttttagtcccggttgatgttaccaaccgagactaaaggtcctCCTGTCTGGGTGACCCACAACGGCCACCTAGAGCCctttttgtcccggttcgtaacacGACCAGGACTAAAAGTGGTGGGCATTAGTCCCGATCGTTTTTTCTGgttgcagaaccgggactaaaggccccctggAACCGGGTCCGgtgccttgttttctactagtgaacctaGGAGATGTCAAAAAGCTACAGCGGAGCTTCATCTAATCCATACCCATGGAAAAACTTCAGGAGGATTGGATCCCGAAAgactgactcaaagaagaagagccGCCATTCTGTATAAGCGCCACACCTGCGAGGACTAAAACCCTAACTATCTACTAGCAAGAGCCGAGACACCAGGAATCCCCTAGCCGCTACCGGAACGACAGGCGGGGAGGAGGCAATCAATATGCTCATCGATGGAGATGGAGGGGAAAAGGCTTTTGCTATAGTAGATACTAATATGACCTTCCTACCCTTGCTACTGGGCACTGGATATCATTTATACTTGACTTTCGTGGACTTCTTGAAAAAAGTAACTTTCGTGAAAAAAGAATAAACGTGCTAGACCCAAGGGAAAAAATAGTGCGTCACAGCAAAATAGCGTCGGCCTTAAAATACACTATTAGCATGTTAGAACGCGTTATTGCGTGCTATTAGCGAGACTTAGTACATCAATTTATTTAACGAGACACTCAAAATATTATGGGTACTATTAGCGACGCTATAGCACACAATTTTTTTCAGTGGTTAGACCTGACGGTGGAAAAGATTGTGCAAAACAGCATATATGCACAGACAAAAAAAACATGACACAACAAAAAATAGTTACTAACACGATTTGTTCAGGCAACTTACACATAATGGGTCCCATAATTAATAGTTTGCAAAAATTAATTGCCTGTATCTCGAGCATATCAATAACACAACTGATCCAAAAACAAGACAATTATCATTGCTTGCAGTGAGTAGTCCGCCAAGGAAGTCTGGCAAAAGCATGCTGTTTCTTCTTCTGAAAAATCAATCATCTTGCTGATGCTTGTGCCGTTCGCGCACACACAAGGCGACCAGCATGACGAAAATGATAGCTAGAAGCAGCACATACATGTAAGCTTGAAGCATGCTTTCCCACGTGCCGGAGACGAAGCTGGCCACCACGCTCATGAGACAAAGTGCTACAAGCATCTTGAAAATTTGATTGTAAAATCTGACGAACTCTTTATTTATGTTTCCTGCTAGCATGACAATGATGATCAACGACGAGAAGAAGGCGATGGCGTTGCTGTAGCAAAAAGCCAGGTACCTCGGGGGGAACTTGTCACGCATAACCGACGCACCAGCGCTGTATCCCTTTTCTTTGTCATCGGCGCTCCAGAAACCACCGGGTGGAGTAAGCCCCGCGGTGTAGGACATGGTGGCAACCAGTGAAGTGAGGAAAAGTAGCCAGGCACGAAAGTCTTGGAGCCTCTCTTTTTTAGCAGATTGATCGCCTGTGGGATTGGTGGGCACCAGATTCTGAAGGCCGTCGACAGCTACAGCCGCAAGCCGACCGTTGCCAGAGGGGATGAAGAGCACCGGCATGCCATTGGCTCCCTGTATTATCTTCAACAATTCGTCATTGGACAAAGGTGAACCATGCTCGACGGTGATCTCTTGATGTTGAGACTGTGGTGAATCCACTTCGTTTGCTTCTTTGGGCATATTCTCTATGGGCATCCTCTCTATAACAGAAAATGATGCAAGCACGATTACACTGACAATTCCTGTTAgctagacaaaaaagaagaaaagaaacttgCCCTGCAAGCGTCGTTGTTGTTGGAGCAACTATCCTGTTATGTGCGATTGACTTCATTGGTGAATGTTTCCATTCTTTGTTGCAGTTTATCtgttggtttttctttttcttacttaattatttggctgtgtgcatcctatatGACTTGAGTAGGTCTTGAGTGGTGTTGATGCAAAGGCCAGATGTAATTGATATGTTGTTGATATTAATATATCAATACTTTTATAAGAAAATGTAGTATTTTTTTTCCCTGAGCAAGACACAATTTTCTCTATCTTTTATAGAAGGCCAACTCATACCCTTTGTGTCACGCTGACTATCGATTTTATACACCTTTTATGTAATCATATTGATTTTGTCAAAACCATGCATAATCAAACTACACACAAAATACTTGTGGTGACTTTGTGCTTACTTCCTTTGACCTGGTATGTCAGCTCCCACCTCGTATTTTGGGTTAAAGTTTTCACCAAATTTGATTACTAAAACATATGTGGTAAAAATTGCATCAGTAAAAACTTGCTTCGAATATGAATCAAATGATATATTTTTATGCCATATCACATATATTTTACTAGTGCAAACTATGATCAAAGGTTGGTCCAATATACGAGTGACTAATAGTAAGTTCGGATGGACGAGCCTTAATTCCATTGAACTTGGTGCAGAGGCTAATAGGTGGCCACCAGATCAGACACAAATTGAAACTCAGACTATTTTTAGCATAATTAAAACTGGCTTGTACAACAAACGGCTCGGCATATCCAACATAGAGAGTTTGAGCATGAGCAAGCATAGTTCATTGACGACGAGAAAATCTAAACAAACTGAACTACCAACTCTGTGAAACCGACAAGCCAAGCCGAGTTTCAATGAACTAGCATATCCAACATAACACAAAATAAATTGCCGATTCGTtcctatctagtactccctccattcctaaatatttgtctttctagagatttcaacaaatgactaaatACGAAGTAAAATGTATGAATctatactttaaaatatgtctatatacattcgtatgtgatagtctatttgaaacctctaaaagacaaatatttaggaacggagggagtacatcctaCAGGTTCAAATGTACTCCTCCCGACAAAGATAGAAATTTCGGAAGCAGGAGAGCGAGGGATCTTCAGTTGTTGACTGCATACCAGCTTGGAAGATGGCTACCTATACACTAGCTAGTACGATACCAGATACGCTGCACGATTAAGTTGTCTGTCTCTGAAAGAAATAGAGCGGCGGAGGAGGCGGGGCAGCGAACTCACCGTTGCGGTGTGAGACGGAGAGACGTATGGCGGCAGGCTCTGCTCAAGCCACTGAAACGACGCTGCTATCCAGATCTGCTTGAGGTAAGAGTGTAGAGCAGAGACATATATACGGCAGAATATGCCGGAAGCGCTAGATAAACTTGACAAGAGAGATTGGAGTAGACTAGAACCTCGATCGGATCCATATATCACCTACACTTTACAATTTAAATAAACAAGTGGGGAAGGAACGTTGACGACGACCCACGGTGGTTGAGCCATGTGCCCTCTTCCACCCCGCACCCCGACGGTTTTGTCCCCTTGTAATGGgccattagggcatgtacaatggggtTGACTCAACTGTCTATAAAAGGTGCCACCTATGATATTTGGtgaggtggagaagagagaggaagagaaaaagaaaaggtcGTCGGTAAATTAGCAGACGGTCGAATGGCATGAAAATCCGCTGGCTAACGACGCCACTTTTCCCGTTGTATGGCTGGTGTCGGTAGTGGTGCGGTTGTGCGCCAGATTATCTCGTGATCCCATGGCAGGCCCATCTCAGGTGCTCATGATTCTACGATGGTGGACGTCCCCAGCCTTGATAAATCCACGACGCCACGACTGTTTATGCAGTAACAAGTTTATATAGACAACTGAAAAAGATAACCCACTGTAGAGGCTGTCTATAACACTATCTGCATATGACGTGGATATGTACTGCAGACTGTTGCCGTCTAAACCAATGTACTTGCCCTTAGGATTCTTCTACTCCCTATGTTCAAGTTTACTGGGCCCTCATGTTTCGGGTTAAAATTTGATCATCTATATaactaaaaatatataaaatatatgCTATAGAGAATATATATTTTTGGATTCATGTTTCGAAGTGGTTTCCCACCATATAATTTTTGTGGCATATCATTTACGCCTTAgtagtgttgacaccagattttggcacggtcaataacttatttaagatggcctcaaatagagaagtgatcttcatgaaagagttccgtattgtcgatatgaacatctttgaagtttgggtcatcgcagtccgatttcatctcgaagaccgaaactatgctcaaagtactaagatcttatatttagagtacagtttggctgattaagcccccaagacgacctcaaatggaaaaattatctacacggattgtcttcgtctcgtcgaaacgatcgattttaatataaaaatcgttccaatccaagttcgtatgcaaaagttagagccatcggaatacagccctgtcaggaggcaaaaactggcgcgtcccaccagacaccctgtctgatgggtagagcGAGGGATAGCCTGTTTCGTGCGACCGATT
This window encodes:
- the LOC119294240 gene encoding uncharacterized protein LOC119294240, yielding MPIENMPKEANEVDSPQSQHQEITVEHGSPLSNDELLKIIQGANGMPVLFIPSGNGRLAAVAVDGLQNLVPTNPTGDQSAKKERLQDFRAWLLFLTSLVATMSYTAGLTPPGGFWSADDKEKGYSAGASVMRDKFPPRYLAFCYSNAIAFFSSLIIIVMLAGNINKEFVRFYNQIFKMLVALCLMSVVASFVSGTWESMLQAYMYVLLLAIIFVMLVALCVRERHKHQQDD